One region of Quercus lobata isolate SW786 chromosome 2, ValleyOak3.0 Primary Assembly, whole genome shotgun sequence genomic DNA includes:
- the LOC115972939 gene encoding formin-like protein 6: MEGQPGKSALAKSIPSQASSLLARSPPSAPCQPPRPSPQPAFPKAVEQKRRREQKGKEVADTSKSCPTRKEDAQRAAKQQKSKHQAARGQEKSDSQHSEPQAWLPAPMHGGEPLRDDASIKDFNGGIRCHIIQNTFKLDEMLNACSNQLDDERKRRTTTVQTLSKFEQGLADARKKLQVEEQAHKSAKSALEGYQKQAEDQGNRLREANAELKKTQEQVLVLRKHLEETQKLRERAEKSKEQVEKAKIDAEQAMNEVEQRGYEVGIAETKKALRAEVPEVCRIYCVRTWNEALNRVGVEASSELCKPENAFYPETIRPSVLLPHQADAPSSVINLNKEVSPHSFPPLGQPELAKGGLAPPRASPDKTTTALEAETASQGFQQDLDSTVLPTGASPKPKRESPLRRQTYLPARTQRSN, encoded by the exons atggaaggtcaACCGGGAAAGAGTGCGCTTGCCAAATCAATACCATCCCAGGCTTCATCTCTTCTCGCTAGGTCTCCTCCTTCTGCTCCTTGTCAACCTCCTCGGCCATCACCACAGCCAGCGTTTCCTAAAGCTGTCGAGCAGAAAAGGCGCAGGGAACAGAAGGGCAAGGAGGTGGCAGACACGAGCAAGTCTTGTCCAACTCGCAAGGAGGATgcccaacgagctgcaaagcagcagaaatcCAAGCACCAAGCCGcgcggggccaagagaaatcAGATTCCCAACATTCTGAACCACAAGCATGGCTGCCAGCACCTATGcacggtggggagcccctgcgagatGATGCATCTATAAAGGACTTTAACGGCGGCATAAGGTGTCac atcatccaaaatactttcaagctagatgagatgctcaacgCTTGTTCCAATCAGTTAgatgatgaaagaaaaagacgGACAACGACTgtacagaccttgtccaaatTTGAACAGGGCTTGGCCGATGCAAGGAAAAAGTTACAGGTCGAAGAGCAAGCTCACAAGAGCGCCAAGTCGGCATTAGAAGGCTACCAAAAGCAGGCCGAGGACCAAGGGAACCGTCTGCGTGAGGCGAATGCCGAGCTaaagaagactcaggagcaagtcCTAGTTCTTAGGAAGCACTTGGAGGAAACTCAAAAGCTAAGGGAGCGAGCTGAAAAGTCCAAGGAGCAAGtcgagaaagcaaaaatcgatgCCGAACAGGCAATGAACGAAGTTGAGCAGAGAGGCTACGAGGTTGGTATAGCTGAAACTAAGAAGGCTTTAAGAGCCGAGGTTCCGGAGGTATGCCGTATCTACTGCGTAAGAACTTGGAATGAGGCTCTTAACCGTgttggggttgaagcctcatctgagtTATGTAAGCCAGAGAACGCATTCTATCCCGAGACGATCCGCCCCTCAGTTCTTTTACCCCATCAGGCTGATGCTCCTTCTTCAGTTATTAACCTCAACAAGGAGGTTTCGCCTCACAGTTTTCCTCCCCTTGGCCAGCCGGAATTAGCTAAAGGGGGACTTGCCCCTCCAAGAGCTTCCCCAGACAAGACCACCACCGCTTTGGAGGCAGAGACGGCCTCCCAAGGTTTTCAACAGGATTTGGACTCCACAGTTTTACCAACTGGGGCGTCACCAAAGCCAAAGAGGGAATCACCACTTCGGAGGCAAACATATCTGCCGGCCAGAACCCAAAGAtctaattga